The Triticum aestivum cultivar Chinese Spring chromosome 7B, IWGSC CS RefSeq v2.1, whole genome shotgun sequence genome window below encodes:
- the LOC123156138 gene encoding histone deacetylase 2, with protein MSSSSAAASVPGAAPADALRRNRIISSKLYFDVPGSKAPVVYSTAYDIAFLGIEKMHPFDSSKWGRICRFLTKEGHLEKNRVVEPLEASREDLLVVHTEAYLNSLKSSFRVAAIVEVPPLTLMPNWLVQQRLLYPFRKQVGGSILSAKLALERGWAINVGGGFHHCSAEEGGGFCAYADISLCIQFAFVRLDISRVMIIDLDAHQGNGHEKDFANDGRVYILDMYNAGIYPFDHAAKRYIDQKIELVSGTETDDYLDQLDKALKVAQTRFQAQLIIYNAGTDILDGDPLGNLKISPEGVVIRDEKVFRFAKDQNIPLVMMTSGGYMKSSARVIADSITNLSQKDLIQLGSQPE; from the exons ATGTcctcgtcgtccgccgccgcctccgtgccGGGGGCCGCGCCGGCGGACGCCCTCCGCCGCAACCGTATCATCTCCAGCAAGCTCTACTTCGACGTGCCGGGCTCCAAG GCTCCGGTGGTCTACTCGACGGCGTACGACATCGCCTTCCTCGGCATCGAGAAGAT GCACCCGTTTGATTCCTCCAAATGGGGCCGCATATGCAGGTTCCTCACCAAAGAAGGCCACCTGGAGAAGAACCGAGTGGTGGAGCCATTGGAGGCTTCCAGGGAAGATCTGCTGGTG GTTCACACGGAGGCATACTTGAACAGCCTCAAGAGCAGCTTCAGGGTTGCAGCCATTGTAGAG GTTCCTCCACTAACTCTCATGCCTAATTGGCTCGTACAGCAAAGGCTACTGTACCCCTTCCGGAAACAG GTGGGTGGGTCCATTTTATCAGCTAAACTTGCGCTTGAGAGAGGATGGGCAATTAATGTCGGTGGAGGGTTTCACCATTGTTCGGCGGAGGAAGGGGGAGGATTTTGTGCATACGCTGATATTTCGCTCTGCATTCAGTTTGCGTTTGTCCGTCTGGATATTTCAAG AGTAATGATCATAGATCTGGATGCTCACCAAGGAAATGGTCATGAGAAGGATTTTGCTAATGATG GAAGGGTTTACATTTTGGACATGTACAATGCTGGAATTTATCCGTTT GATCATGCTGCTAAGCGATATATTGATCAGAAAATCGAGTTAGTT AGTGGGACAGAAACAGATGATTACTTGGATCAGCTTGACAAGGCTTTGAAG GTCGCCCAAACTAGATTCCAGGCCCAGCTTATTATTTATAATGCTGGGACAGACATCCTGGATGGTGATCCATTGGGCAACTTGAAG ATAAGCCCTGAAGGTGTGGTGAtcagagatgagaaggtgttcagaTTTGCAAAAGATCAGAACATTCCACTTGTCATGATGACATCAG GAGGCTACATGAAGTCGAGCGCACGTGTGATCGCAGATTCGATTACCAATCTCTCACAGAAGGACTTGATACAGCTAGGTAGCCAGCCAGAATAA
- the LOC123156137 gene encoding uncharacterized protein, whose product MAMGLGRIRIIRWRGRCCTFCERVLLKLDICIASPPSLAAGNLWSLEHTYRIYAEERWLNVKYPPPSRGDSLSLSSAAAAASMAISRPRSRAVPFIPLLLLVLLVPLIYSVSRLRLSWAQERELGMPPPALPKRPDRLVLGPAAGQGRPDRLQCQGLKAVNKISLSSEPGEHVSFVTVFTTYSSDPAGAGKRSSDVVTVGKHFYSKEERSMAILNTFISFIQVSMPRSDVIILTGPKSKLSINQGKASILPIEGNYSRGNLMLQRIKSYIDFLELKLEEVDCVNCARHFVFTDSDMAVVEDIGHIFTSYPNWHLALTFRNNKGQPLNSGFIAVRGTRDGISKAIEFFNEVLKAYNLKYMKASRMLGDQLALAWVVKSYLSSAFGKFSRHETFTGEVNGASVLFLPCEVYNWTPPEGAGQFHGMPLDVKVVHFKGSRKRLMLEAWDFYNSTSQLSDMLCLILKSGRTKYDF is encoded by the exons ATGGCGATGGGGCTCGGGAGAATCAGAATCATTCGGTGGCGGGGGCGGTGCTGTACTTTTTGCGAGAGAGTGCTTCTGAAGTTGGACATTTGCATCGCTAGCCCTCCTTCCCTTGCTGCAGGGAATCTCTGGAGTTTGGAGCACACGTATAGAATTTACGCGGAAGAACGGTGGTTGAATGTAAAATATCCACCGCCGTCGAGGGGGGATTCGCTCTCGCtctcctccgccgctgccgccgcttccATGGCGATCTCGAGGCCCCGGAGCCGCGCCGTCCCCTTCATCCCGCTcctgctcctcgtcctcctcgtcccgTTAATCTACTCCG TTTCCAGGCTACGCTTGAGCTGGGCGCAGGAGAGGGAGTTGGGCATGCCTCCTCCTGCTCTGCCGAAGCGCCCCGATCGCCTCGTGCTCGGCCCGGCCGCCGGCCAGGGCCGCCCCGACCGCCTCCAGTGCCAAG GACTTAAAGCTGTGAATAAGATAAGTCTATCAAGTGAACCTGGAGAACATGTTTCTTTTGTTACAGTGTTCACAACCTACAGTTCTGACCCAGCTGGGGCTGGCAAACGGTCATCTGATGTTGTAACTGTTGGAAAGCATTTTTATAGCAAGGAGGAAAGGTCCATGGCCATTCTTAATACTTTCATCAGCTTCATACAG GTGTCAATGCCAAGAAGCGATGTGATAATATTGACTGGTCCTAAATCAAAATTGTCAATAAATCAAGGGAAGGCCTCAATACTGCCAATTGAGGGAAATTATTCTCGAGGCAACCTGATGCTTCAGAGGATCAAGTCCTACATT GACTTTCTAGAGCTAAAACTTGAGGAGGTTGACTGTGTGAACTGTGCTCGTCATTTTGTTTTCACTGATTCTGATATGGCAGTGGTTGAGGATATTGGACATATCTTCACGAGCTATCCTAATTGGCACCTTGCTCTTACATTTCGTAATAACAAAGGCCAACCCTTGAACTCTGGATTTATAGCGGTGAGAGGGACCAGAGATGGCATCTCTAA GGCTATCGAATTCTTCAATGAAGTTCTTAAAGCATACAATCTAAAGTATATGAAGGCGTCCCGCATGCTTGGTGATCAATTAGCACTGGCATGGGTTGTGAAGTCTTATCTATCATCAGCCTTTGGAAAATTTTCTAGGCATGAAACATTTACTGGTGAAGTCAATGGAGCATCTGTTCTGTTTTTGCCTTGTGAAGTTtataattggactccacctgagggTGCTGGACAATTTCATGGTATGCCCTTGGATGTTAAG GTTGTTCATTTCAAAGGTTCAAGAAAGCGTTTGATGCTTGAGGCATGGGATTTCTACAATTCAACCTCTCAATTATCTGATATGTTGTGCCTAATCCTGAAGAGTggcagaacaaaatatgacttctGA